The following coding sequences lie in one Arachis hypogaea cultivar Tifrunner chromosome 9, arahy.Tifrunner.gnm2.J5K5, whole genome shotgun sequence genomic window:
- the LOC112710033 gene encoding anoctamin-like protein At1g73020, which yields MKENVELVFEICVVIPKREAILKGDEDFDCGNVFARELKNAGLVVDRVIGNSDEFFKVAAPLETLGRAAAELRIMKRTHIGMDLQFDMVEVDAFVKQPDGSLFSWYERFQCYCHLMHGIVNNSKSSRILKFNRREIRWEVGEHLLPKLESEIIIKQIFPLHDDKIRKKLLKTWALQWWDFTTQPVDEIYAYYGSKIAIYFAFLGMYTQWLLFPAVVGLIVYFIDYGSANLVVLPAFFIAVILWAIMFSQFWKRKNAALLARWPITYGNAVDEEYKVVGMKGNAQPRQNPMDLIKLLEADRVKGKKVFTKYEWFNHLLRIRNDALIIISIICLQLPFELAYAHLYEVLNKDIIKFGLTAIYLATIQYITKLGGKVSVKLIMFEHNENPETRADSLVYKVFGLYFMQTYIGIFYHALLHRNFGTLRKVLIQRLLISEVVQNLIETSLPYINYNYKKYAVRQNKEKEEKGSAGTFQFTSRVEKEFLKASYTASTGEELEDGLFDDFLELALQFGMILMFACAFPPAFAMSALNNIMEIRTDALKLLAMMKRPVPRASATVGAWLNIFQFLILMSICTNCALLAWLFDEEGKWKIEPGLVVILIMEHALLLIKFGFSRLVPAEPAWVRAARAKNSSQARDMYTKRLLRTISGGEKTRELKKIE from the exons ATGAAAGAGAATGTGGAACTGGTATTTGAGATTTGTGTGGTGATTCCCAAGAGAGAGGCGATTCTTAAAGGAGATGAAGACTTTGATTGCGGCAATGTCTTTGCCAGGGAGCTTAAGAATGCAGGCTTGGTTGTTGACAGAGTTATTGGCAATTCAGATGAGTTCTTCAAG GTGGCTGCACCTTTGGAGACATTGGGGAGGGCTGCAGCTGAACTAAGAATCATGAAAAGAACTCACATTG GTATGGATTTGCAATTTGATATGGTGGAGGTTGATGCTTTTGTCAAACAGCCAGATGGTTCACTCTTTAGTTGGTACGAACGTTTTCAGTGCTACTGCCACTTAATGCACGGAATT GTAAACAACAGCAAATCAAGCAGAATCCTTAAATTCAATAGAAGAGAAATCCGTTGGGAAGTCGGAGAGCATCTCCTTCCAAAATTGGAATCAGAGATCATTATTAAGCAAATCTTTCCTTTGCATG ATGACAAGATTAGAAAGAAACTCCTTAAAACCTGGGCTCTTCAATGGTGGGACTTCACAACTCAGCCAGTAGATGAGATTTATGCATATTATGGTTCAAAG ATCGCAATCTATTTTGCTTTTCTTGGAATGTATACACAGTGGCTGCTCTTCCCTGCTGTGGTTGGGCTTATTGTGTACTTCATAGATTATGG GTCAGCGAATTTAGTAGTGCTCCCTGCTTTCTTCATTGCGGTCATACTATGGGCTATTATGTTTTCTCAGTTCTGGAAACGGAAAAATGCTGCACTTTTAGCCAG GTGGCCTATTACCTATGGAAATGCAGTTGATGAAGAATACAAGGTTGTTGGCATGAAGGGTAATGCTCAACCCCGACAGAACCCAATGGACCTCATAAAATTACTCGAGGCTGATAGAGTGAAGGGAAAGAAAGTGTTCACGAAATATGAGTGGTTTAATCATCTCTTGCGAATCAGGAACGATGCACTCATTATCATCAGCATAATATGCCTCCAGTTACCATTTGAGTTGGCATATGCTCATCTTTATGAAGTTCTTAATAAAGATATAATTAA GTTTGGGCTCACTGCTATTTATCTTGCTACCATTCAGTACATTACTAAGCTTGGAGGCAAGGTTTCTGTTAAACTTATCATGTTTGAACACAATGAAAACCCGGAAACACGAGCTGATAGCTTGGTCTACAAG GTGTTTGGTCTGTACTTTATGCAGACATACATTGGAATCTTTTATCACGCGTTGTTGCACCGAAACTTTGGTACTCTTCGCAAAGTTCTGATTCAGCGGCTCCTAATTTCTGAG GTGGTTCAAAACTTGATAGAAACGTCATTGCCTTATATCAACtacaactataaaaaatatgctgTTCG ACAAAAtaaggagaaggaggagaaagGATCAGCTGGAACATTCCAGTTTACTTCTAGAGTAGAGAAAGAATTCCTTAAGGCTTCTTACACTGCCAGCACTGGCGAGGAGCTTGAGGATGGGTTATTTGATG ATTTTTTGGAGTTGGCACTGCAGTTTGGAATGATTTTGATGTTTGCTTGCGCATTCCCACCTGCATTCGCTATGTCTGCTCTG AACAACATTATGGAAATCAGGACAGATGCTTTGAAGCTACTAGCAATGATGAAGCGGCCTGTCCCTCGTGCGTCTGCAACAGTAGGAGCCTGGCTTAACATTTTTCAG TTTCTCATATTGATGTCCATTTGCACTAATTGTGCACTTCTAGCATGGCTATTCGATGAGGAGGGAAAATGGAAGATCGAGCCAGGACTCGTCGTGATTTTGATAATGGAGCATGCTCTATTGTTGATTAAGTTCGGTTTCTCTCGTTTGGTTCCTGCG GAACCAGCTTGGGTTAGAGCCGCCCGTGCAAAAAACAGTTCGCAAGCACGAGACATGTATACTAAGAGGCTCTTGAGGACCATTTCTGGAGGAGAAAAGACAAGAGAGCTGAAGAAGATTGAGTAA
- the LOC112710034 gene encoding IAA-amino acid hydrolase ILR1-like 4 yields the protein MASFTLFFLSITIILHVFVAATPSSSSASEQLSSSTLPTRFLDFAKKPETFDWMVNIRRKIHEYPELQYEEFKTSEVITEELDKLGISYKHPVAETGVIGYIGTRKPPFVALRADIDALPMQEMVEWEHKSKVPGKMHACGHDAHTAMVLGAAKILKQHEKEIQGTVVLVFQPAEEGGAGAKRIIEAGALENVSAIFGLHVMPNYRVGEVASRSGAIMAASGRFQATISGKGGHAAIPQHSIDPILAAANVIVSLQHLVSRESDPLDSQVVTVAKFQGGDAFNVIPDSVTIGGTFRTFSKESFKQLKQRIEQVIVGQAAVQRCNATVDFFQEKKPFYPAVINDGGLHKHFQNVAGSLLGTNKVMEMPPVMAAEDFAFYQEVIPGYFFFLGMQNDSSERLPLIHSPYFTVNEDALPYGASLHASLAATYLLKHHHDVTIVEGKNHDEL from the exons ATGGCTTCCTTCACTTTGTTCTTTCTCTCCATCACCATCATCCTCCATGTCTTTGTTGCCGCAACACCCTCCTCCTCCTCAGCTTCAGAACAACTCTCATCATCAACACTCCCCACCAGGTTTCTCGATTTTGCCAAAAAGCCTGAAACTTTCGATTGGATGGTGAATATCAGAAGGAAGATTCATGAGTACCCAGAATTGCAATATGAGGAATTTAAGACGAGTGAGGTCATAACAGAAGAGTTGGACAAAttgggaatttcatataagcaTCCAGTTGCTGAAACCGGTGTTATTGGATACATTGGAACTCGAAAACCTCCTTTTGTTGCTTTAAGAGCTGATATTGATGCTCTTCCTATGCAG GAAATGGTGGAGTGGGAGCACAAGAGTAAAGTGCCTGGAAAGATGCATGCTTGTGGCCATGATGCTCACACTGCTATGGTTCTTGGTGCTGCAAAGATTCTCAAACAGCATGAAAAAGAGATACAG GGAACTGTTGTTCTTGTTTTCCAACCAGCAGAGGAAGGAGGTGCAGGTGCTAAAAGGATCATAGAAGCTGGAGCTTTAGAAAATGTTTCTGCCATCTTTGGATTGCATGTGATGCCTAACTATCGTGTAGGTGAAGTCGCCTCAAGGTCTGGTGCAATAATGGCAGCAAGTGGCCGATTTCAAGCGACGATTAGCGGAAAGGGGGGTCATGCAGCTATTCCTCAACATTCTATAGACCCTATATTGGCTGCTGCTAATGTGATTGTTAGCTTACAGCACCTTGTATCTCGTGAATCCGATCCTCTTGATTCCCAG GTTGTGACGGTTGCGAAATTCCAAGGAGGCGATGCATTCAACGTTATCCCAGATTCTGTCACTATTGGGGGCACCTTCCGAACTTTCTCAAAAGAAAGTTTCAAGCAGCTGAAACAGCGCATTGAGCAG GTTATTGTAGGGCAAGCTGCAGTACAGAGGTGCAACGCAACAGTCGACTTCTTTCAGGAAAAGAAACCTTTCTATCCTGCTGTTATAAACGACGGCGGATTGCATAAACATTTCCAAAATGTTGCAGGGAGTTTGCTTGGAACCAATAAAGTTATGGAAATGCCACCAGTGATGGCAGCAGAAGACTTTGCATTCTATCAAGAGGTTATACCTGGctacttcttttttcttggaatgCAGAATGATTCAAGTGAAAGGCTTCCATTAATACATTCACCATATTTCACAGTCAATGAAGATGCACTTCCTTATGGTGCTTCCCTTCATGCATCATTGGCTGCTACTTACCTTCTAAAACATCACCATGATGTAACCATTGTAGAGGGCAAAAATCATGATGAATTATAG
- the LOC140172878 gene encoding IAA-amino acid hydrolase ILR1-like 4, whose product MASFTLFHLFIAIILHVFLAATPIFSSLSTSTIPTRFLDFAKKPETFDWMVNIRRKIHQYPELLYEEFKTSDLIRIELDKLGISYKHQVAGTGVIGYIGTGKPPFVALRADMDALPMQEMVEWEHKSKVPGKMHACGHDAHVTMVLGAANILKQHEKEIQGTVVLVFQPAEEGGAGAKKVIEAGALKDVGAIFGLHVAPNIRVGEVGSRSGTLMAASGFFEATINGKGGHAAIPQHSIDPILAASNVIVSLQHLVSRESDPLDSQVVTVAKFQGGDAFNVIPDSVTIGGTFRAFSKESFLQLRQRIEQVIVAQAAVQRCNATVNFLEGEKPFYPATINDGKLHKHFQTVAGTLLGTNKVIEVPPMMGAEDFSFYQEVIPGYFFWLGMQNASNERLHSLHSPFFTVNEDALPYGAALHASLAATYLLKHQNVVPFVEAMYNDEL is encoded by the exons ATGGCTTCCTTCACTTTGTTCCATCTCTTCATTGCCATCATCCTCCATGTCTTTCTTGCCGCAACACCCATCTTCTCATCATTATCAACATCAACAATCCCCACCAGGTTTCTCGATTTTGCCAAAAAGCCTGAAACTTTCGATTGGATGGTGAACATCAGAAGGAAGATTCACCAGTACCCAGAATTGCTATATGAGGAATTTAAGACCAGTGACCTCATAAGAATAGAGTTGGACAaattgggaatttcatacaagcATCAAGTTGCTGGAACTGGAGTTATTGGATACATTGGAACTGGAAAACCTCCTTTTGTTGCTCTAAGAGCTGATATGGATGCTCTTCCTATGCAG GAAATGGTGGAATGGGAGCACAAGAGTAAAGTACCAGGGAAGATGCATGCTTGTGGTCATGATGCTCATGTTACTATGGTTCTTGGTGCTGCTAACATTCTCAAACAGCATGAAAAAGAGATACAA GGAACTGTTGTACTTGTTTTCCAACCAGCAGAGGAAGGAGGTGCAGGGGCTAAAAAGGTTATAGAAGCCGGAGCTTTAAAAGATGTAGGTGCTATCTTTGGATTGCATGTTGCCCCTAATATTCGTGTAGGCGAAGTAGGCTCAAGGTCTGGTACATTAATGGCAGCAAGTGGTTTCTTTGAAGCAACAATAAATGGAAAGGGGGGTCATGCAGCTATTCCTCAACATTCTATAGACCCTATATTGGCAGCTTCTAATGTGATTGTTAGCTTACAACACCTTGTATCTCGTGAATCCGATCCTCTGGATTCCCAG GTTGTGACAGTTGCAAAATTCCAAGGAGGTGATGCATTCAATGTTATTCCAGATTCTGTCACAATTGGTGGCACCTTCCGAGCTTTCTCAAAAGAAAGTTTCTTGCAACTGAGACAGCGCATTGAGCAG GTTATTGTAGCGCAGGCCGCAGTGCAGCGGTGCAACGCAACAGTGAACTTCCTAGAGGGAGAGAAACCTTTCTATCCTGCTACCATAAATGATGGGAAACTACACAAGCATTTTCAAACTGTGGCAGGGACTTTGCTGGGTACAAATAAAGTTATTGAGGTTCCACCAATGATGGGAGCTGAAGACTTTTCATTCTATCAAGAGGTTATACCTGGCTACTTCTTTTGGCTTGGAATGCAGAATGCATCAAATGAAAGGCTTCACTCATTACATTCACCTTTTTTCACAGTCAATGAAGATGCACTTCCTTATGGTGCTGCACTTCATGCATCACTAGCTGCTACTTACCTTCTAAAACATCAGAATGTTGTGCCATTTGTAGAAGCCATGTATAATGATGAATTGTAA
- the LOC112710035 gene encoding uncharacterized protein isoform X2 → MTDSKAYLPFILFVFLHLCSHVLTRELSERVKYSHKDKGNNLMKHPTLLHDMERGQSHDLVDTDSASGETDYYQKERSMVYPMQIKPVQPIPPMDPYPTPPQRPNPEPEQDFPPRRHNNIHTTNYLIGYYQPFITSPMYSTERDHHTHSNVHQPLSLEDIDNAKVSELLEDSTNNQIDYHPSYRNLPSVEKRKHPNNPHTNPRVKEQDAHPRHHIHTTNLIGYYQPLIPSPMFSTKRDYHPHSISHQPLSMEDIESNNFEDGHKPRPSADIDWKTFMHYFQPNLLP, encoded by the exons ATGACTGACTCAAAGGCCTATCTTCCCTTCATTCTTTTTGTGTTTCTTCACTTGTGCTCTCATGTATTGACTCGTGAACTATCTGAGA GGGTAAAATACTCTCACAAAGACAAAGGAAACAACTTGATGAAGCATCCAACATTGTTGCATGATATGGAAAGAGGGCAGAGCCATGACCTTGTGGATACTG ATTCAGCAAGTGGCGAAACTGATTACTATCAAAAAGAGAGATCCATGGTATATCCAATGCAAATAAAACCGGTTCAACCAATTCCACCGAtggatccatatccaacaccGCCACAACGTCCAAATCCAGAACCGGAGCAAGATTTTCCTCCTCGTCGCCACAATAATATTCAtacaactaattatttgattggaTACTATCAACCTTTTATTACTTCTCCAATGTATTCAACTGAAAGGGATCACCATACTCATTCAAATGTTCATCAGCCATTAAGCTTGGAAGATATTG ATAATGCAAAGGTTTCTGAGTTATTAGAAGATTCAACAAATAACCAAATTGATTATCATCCGAGTTATCGAAATTTGCCATCAGTAGAAAAGAGAAAACATCCAAATAATCCACATACAAATCCAAGGGTAAAGGAGCAAGATGCACATCCTCGTCACCATATTCATACAACAAACTTGATTGGATACTATCAACCTCTTATTCCTTCTCCAATGTTTTCAACTAAAAGGGATTACCATCCTCATTCAATTTCTCATCAACCATTAAGCATGGAAGATATTG AATCAAATAACTTTGAGGATGGACATAAACCAAGGCCTTCAGCTGATATTGATTGGAAGACTTTCATGCATTATTTCCAGCCAAATCTTTTACCATGA
- the LOC112710035 gene encoding uncharacterized protein isoform X1, which produces MTDSKAYLPFILFVFLHLCSHVLTRELSERVKYSHKDKGNNLMKHPTLLHDMERGQSHDLVDTEDSASGETDYYQKERSMVYPMQIKPVQPIPPMDPYPTPPQRPNPEPEQDFPPRRHNNIHTTNYLIGYYQPFITSPMYSTERDHHTHSNVHQPLSLEDIDNAKVSELLEDSTNNQIDYHPSYRNLPSVEKRKHPNNPHTNPRVKEQDAHPRHHIHTTNLIGYYQPLIPSPMFSTKRDYHPHSISHQPLSMEDIESNNFEDGHKPRPSADIDWKTFMHYFQPNLLP; this is translated from the exons ATGACTGACTCAAAGGCCTATCTTCCCTTCATTCTTTTTGTGTTTCTTCACTTGTGCTCTCATGTATTGACTCGTGAACTATCTGAGA GGGTAAAATACTCTCACAAAGACAAAGGAAACAACTTGATGAAGCATCCAACATTGTTGCATGATATGGAAAGAGGGCAGAGCCATGACCTTGTGGATACTG AAGATTCAGCAAGTGGCGAAACTGATTACTATCAAAAAGAGAGATCCATGGTATATCCAATGCAAATAAAACCGGTTCAACCAATTCCACCGAtggatccatatccaacaccGCCACAACGTCCAAATCCAGAACCGGAGCAAGATTTTCCTCCTCGTCGCCACAATAATATTCAtacaactaattatttgattggaTACTATCAACCTTTTATTACTTCTCCAATGTATTCAACTGAAAGGGATCACCATACTCATTCAAATGTTCATCAGCCATTAAGCTTGGAAGATATTG ATAATGCAAAGGTTTCTGAGTTATTAGAAGATTCAACAAATAACCAAATTGATTATCATCCGAGTTATCGAAATTTGCCATCAGTAGAAAAGAGAAAACATCCAAATAATCCACATACAAATCCAAGGGTAAAGGAGCAAGATGCACATCCTCGTCACCATATTCATACAACAAACTTGATTGGATACTATCAACCTCTTATTCCTTCTCCAATGTTTTCAACTAAAAGGGATTACCATCCTCATTCAATTTCTCATCAACCATTAAGCATGGAAGATATTG AATCAAATAACTTTGAGGATGGACATAAACCAAGGCCTTCAGCTGATATTGATTGGAAGACTTTCATGCATTATTTCCAGCCAAATCTTTTACCATGA